From a region of the Oryza sativa Japonica Group chromosome 6, ASM3414082v1 genome:
- the LOC4340163 gene encoding probable sugar phosphate/phosphate translocator At1g06470 → MHSKPEGDAASAAAAAEGGSPRSGYFRQRSMYAADPDGVGAATPRKAFDVENPPGGAGGLRPSESVTKLESLERAERAALAPAVVLKTGFYILVWYAFSTCLTLYNKTLLGDKLGKFPAPLLMNTVHFALQAGLSKIIMLFQTKGVENAVEMGWKDYFMRVVPTALGTALDINLSNASLVFISVTFATMCKSASPIFLLMFAFAFRLESPSIKLLGIIVVISTGVLLTVSKETEFDFWGFIFVTLAAVMSGFRWSMTQILLQKDSYGLKNPITLMSHVTPVMAIATMVLSLLMDPWSDFQKNTYFDSPWHVMRSFLLMLVGGTLAFFMVLTEYVLVSATSAITVTIAGVVKEAVTILVAVFYFHDEFTWLKGLGLATIMVGVSLFNWYKYEKYKKGHINEDEVNSPSFDGDAKYIILDDLEDQDEFQDEDT, encoded by the exons ATGCATTCCAAGCCCGAGGGggacgcggcgtcggcggcggcggcggcggagggtgggTCCCCGCGATCCGGCTACTTCCGGCAGCGGAGCATGTACGCCGCGGATCCGGACGGGGTCGGCGCCGCCACCCCACGCAAGGCGTTCGACGTGGAGAACCctcccggcggcgccggggggcTCCGCCCGAGCGAGTCCGTCACCAAGCTGGAGTCGCTGGAGCGTGCGGAGCGCGCCGCGCTGGCGCCCGCGGTGGTGCTCAAGACGGGCTTCTACATCCTCGTCTGGTACGCCTTCAGTACCTGCCTCACGCT ATACAACAAGACGCTGCTTGGCGACAAGCTGGGCAAGTTCCCGGCGCCGCTGCTGATGAACACCGTGCACTTCGCGCTGCAGGCGGGGCTCTCCAAGATCATAATGCTGTTCCAGACCAAAGGGGTGGAGAACGCGGTGGAGATGGGATGGAAGGATTACTTCATGAGAG TCGTGCCAACTGCTCTGGGAACAGCATTGGACATCAACCTGAGCAATGCGTCTCTAGTGTTTATCTCGGTGACATTTGCTACCATG TGTAAATCAGCCTCCCCGATATTTCTTTTGATGTTTGCTTTTGCATTTAG GTTGGAGAGTCCCAGCATCAAGCTTCTAGGAATAATTGTAGTTATCTCTACTGGGGTTCTCTTGACAG TTTCAAAGGAGACTGAGTTTGACTTCTGGGGATTCATTTTTGTGACACTTGCCGCTGTTATGTCAGGATTTCGCTGGTCCATGACTCAGATACTGTTGCAA AAAGATTCTTATG GTCTAAAAAATCCAATCACCCTGATGAGTCATGTAACCCCAGTGATGGCCATAGCCACCATGGTACTCTCTCTCTTAATGGATCCTTGGAGCGATTTTCAGAAGAACACATATTTTGATAGCCCGTGGCATGTCATGCGCAGTTTTTTACTTATGCTTGTTGGAGGAACCTTGGCCTTTTTCATG GTGTTAACAGAGTATGTACTTGTTTCAGCAACCAGTGCTATAACTGTGACAATAGCTGGGGTAGTAAAAGAAGCTGTAACCATCTtg GTCGCAGTATTTTATTTCCATGATGAGTTCACTTGGTTGAAAGGGCTTGGTCTCGCCACCATCATGGTTGGAGTTAGCTTATTCAATTGGTACAA GTATGAGAAATACAAAAAGGGTCACATAAATGAGGATGAAGTTAATTCACCTTCATTCGATGGAGATGCCAAATACATCATTCTAGATGACTTGGAGGACCAGGATGAGTTTCAGGATGAAGATACATAA
- the LOC107277456 gene encoding uncharacterized protein, giving the protein MAPPAAVHEGTACMAPAGLQGAGIRGNSSLEAAVVAEVSSAIQKLLVWVYNTQGRWPRIAEYNMEDLNSKVRELVRVMAHVGSTMSEAWSNGRPPIHKADMWIWRGIELRDSAMDVQSRFDELVRNAPCLSICNTPQYLRKRCLLNFEAVVCLNRITGHLVRGSQENYASGSVERVSRPPKDDHEFASLSKSSPQDHGWAFPAVCQFLDKPSSTVAQEPAVTGRTPVHAADSSGLAQQQEEAVATAAGKVQLGVFTEVPAISSQRREKLAVMVRVKAPAYTKQTRAPLDLVMVLDIGGRMRELEQLKQGAKFIIHNLTQQDRLSIVTFGPRADRLSELTPMTEQDKRSSNDAVQALEASGGVKIGAGLNVAYQVLDRRPRREARRLSGIIVLSDGKDIRLLKESLQLVRRDKFGQVKGTKSFEESDTAVAVRRRFRTYTFGFGSYHDPRTLYYLASQGFGTYSFVNESVQNIRDAMALCIGGLTSIVAQDLEVTIRAAHPGVEISSVDSGCHDVLLSSNKHKSIVHIKDLLGDEERNLIVYVNAPDQEEHGQLATASMAKLLTVTAEYRSPLSQDDLIRADEAAAYVERRPKKKLLDGHDLSPEVACEMYRLGVVNRVWGIWTAIPVTTNPTYTTIKGAVKLWEIEGLDQDDVVNQLESLLAAIDPSVQPSADPDMAALRRRLYNDLDKMRTEFSKNVMAGLPYVLSWLSSHRCQRAATRVFASESCFLTVRMKNMIASVETALAYIIQ; this is encoded by the exons atgGCGCCGCCAGCCGCTGTCCATGAAGGGACCGCATGCATGGCACCTGCAGGCCTGCAGGGCGCCGGTATTCGCGGGAACTCGAGCTTGGAAGCAGCGGTCGTAGCCGAGGTCTCATCCGCGATCCAGAAGCTGTTGGTGTGGGTGTACAACACGCAGGGGAGATGGCCCAGGATAGCCGAGTACAACATGGAAGACCTCAACAGCAAGGTCCGTGAGCTCGTCAGGGTCATGGCACACGTCGGCTCCACCATGAGCGAGGCCTGGAGCAACGGGCGGCCGCCTATCCACAAGGCGGATATGTGGATCTGGAGAGGGATCGAGCTCAGGGACAGCGCCATGGATGTGCAGTCGAGGTTCGACGAGCTCGTCCGCAACGCCCCCTGCCTTTCCATCTGCAACACGCCTCAGTACCTGAGAAAGAGATGCCTGCTCAACTTCGAGGCGGTGGTGTGCCTCAACCGCATCACGGGTCACCTCGTTCGCGGGTCTCAAGAAAACTATGCGTCGGGCAGCGTGGAGCGCGTGTCGCGGCCGCCCAAGGACGATCACGAGTTCGCCTCGCTGTCCAAGTCGTCTCCTCAGGACCATGGCTGGGCCTTTCCGGCGGTTTGCCAGTTCCTGGACAAG CCAAGCTCCACGGTCGCCCAAGAACCTGCGGTGACCGGGCGGACGCCGGTGCACGCGGCGGACAGCTCCGGACTCGCCCAGCAAcaagaggaggcggtggcgacggcagcTGGGAAGGTGCAGCTGGGAGTGTTCACGgaggtcccggccatctcgtcCCAACGCCGCGAGAAGCTCGCCGTGATGGTACGCGTGAAGGCGCCGGCGTACACCAAGCAGACGAGGGCGCCACTGGACCTCGTCATGGTGCTGGACATCGGTGGCAGGATGAGGGAGCTGGAGCAGCTGAAGCAGGGCGCCAAGTTCATCATCCACAACCTCACGCAGCAGGACCGCCTCTCCATCGTCACCTTCGGCCCGAGGGCAGACCGGCTCTCCGAGCTCACTCCCATGACGGAACAAGACAAGAGGTCGTCCAACGACGCGGTTCAAGCCTTGGAGGCTAGCGGTGGTGTCAAAATAGGCGCAGGCTTGAATGTGGCATACCAG GTGCTGGATCGGCGGCCTCGGCGGGAAGCGCGCCGTTTGAGTGGCATCATCGTCCTCTCCGATGGAAAGGACATCAGACTATTGAAGGAAAGCTTGCAATTAGTAAGGAGAGACAAGTTCGGCCAAGTCAAGGGGACGAAAAGTTTCGAGGAGTCAGACACGGCCGTAGCGGTGAGGCGCCGGTTCCGAACCTACACGTTCGGCTTCGGTTCCTACCACGACCCACGCACGCTCTACTACCTGGCATCCCAGGGCTTCGGCACCTACTCCTTCGTCAACGAGAGCGTGCAGAACATCAGGGACGCCATGGCACTCTGCATCGGTGGCTTGACCTCCATTGTCGCGCAGGACTTGGAGGTCACCATCAGGGCAGCACACCCAGGGGTAGAGATCTCCTCCGTCGACAGCGGTTGCCATGACGTTTTGTTGAGCTCCAACAAGCACAAGTCGATCGTCCATATCAAGGACCTGTTGGGCGATGAGGAGAGGAACCTGATCGTCTACGTGAACGCGCCGGATCAGGAAGAACATGGGCAGCTTGCGACGGCCTCCATGGCCAAGCTCTTGACTGTAACAGCAGAGTACAGGAGCCCCCTGTCGCAGGATGATCTGATCAGGGCGGACGAGGCTGCGGCGTATGTGGAGAGGAGGCCAAAGAAGAAGCTGCTCGATGGCCATGATCTCTCCCCAGAGGTGGCCTGCGAGATGTACAGGCTGGGCGTTGTGAACCGTGTCTGGGGCATATGGACGGCGATTCCAGTTACCACAAACCCAACGTACACCACCATCAAAGGGGCAGTGAAGCTGTGGGAGATTGAAGGCCTGGACCAGGACGATGTCGTGAACCAACTGGAGAGCCTTCTTGCCGCCATCGATCCTTCCGTGCAGCCTAGCGCAGACCCTGACATGGCTGCTCTCAGGAGAAGGCTGTACAACGATCTCGATAAAATGAGGACCGAGTTCTCCAAAAATGTGATGGCAGGGTTGCCCTACGTGCTGTCGTGGCTCAGCTCACACCGGTGCCAGCGCGCCGCTACACGGGTTTTCGCCAGCGAAAGCTGCTTCCTTACCGTCAGGATGAAGAACATGATTGCCTCAGTTGAGACCGCGCTGGCCTACATCATCCAGTAG